The region GTCCGAGACGAGCCCCTCGATCCCGGTCATCTTCTCGAGGAAGTTGAGGAAAGCGGCCGAGTTGAGCGCGGCAAACAGGTCGTGGATGTAGGCGCTGCGGATCTTCTCGAGCGTATAGCCGGTCTTGAGCTGCGAGTGCGCGTCCGAGAAGCGTCCCTTCTCGACCTGGGGAAACTGGCGATCGACCTCGCGCAGGATATCGCGGTCGATGAAGTTCTCGAAGACGATGTGCGGAAACGGAGAAGCCGACCGATAGGCCTGTGCAAGAGACGAACCGAGCTCTTTCATCGCCTTGCGGTCGAGTTCGAAGAAGCCATCGGGGCGTTTCAGGTCCAGTACAGGGTCGCCTGCGCTGCTGGACTTGGGATTTTCGGCAAGTGCTGTCTCGGTCATCGACAAATCATCCCATTGAAAAATGGAAACTTCTTGCAAATACTCCGAAAATTATATGTTTTTACGTAGGGGTTGGCCAGCCCCCATTTTTGCGCTTGCGTCTTCCCGCCGCGCCCGCAACGCGATAAAGGGCAGGGCAAGCAGCAAGAGTGTTTTCGAAAGCCTTATGTCTAATTATCGAATTCAGGGCGCTACGGGCGAGTGGGAGGTCGTGATCGGCCTCGAAGTCCATGCGCAGGTCACCTCGAACGCCAAGCTCTTCTCGGGCGCGGCAACCGCCTTTGGCGCTGAACCCAATACCCAGGTCGCGCTGATCGATGCGGCTATGCCCGGCATGCTGCCCGTGCCCAACAAGGAGTGCATCCGCCAGGCAGTGCGCACCGGCATGGCGATCAATGCCGAGATCAACAAGTACTCGCGCTTCGACCGCAAGAACTACTTCTACGCCGACCTTCCGCAGGGTTACCAGATCAGCCAGCTCTACCACCCGATCGTGGGCGAAGGCTCGCTGACCATCGAGGCGGACGAGAAGGCGGGCATCCCCGAGGACAAGGTCATTGGCATCGAGCGCATCCACGTCGAGCAGGACGCGGGCAAGCTGATGCACGATCAGCACCCGACGATGTCCTACGTCGACTTGAACCGCGTCGGCGTGGCGCTGATGGAAATCGTCAGCCGTCCCGACATGACCTCGCCCGCAGAGGCCGGTGCCTACCTGTCGAAGCTGCGCACGATCCTGCGCTACGTCGGCTCGTGCGACGGCAACATGGACCAGGGCTCGATGCGTGCCGACGTCAACGTCTCGGTGCGCCGTCCGGGCGAGGAACTGGGCACCCGTACCGAGACCAAGAACGTCAACTCGGTGCGCTTCGTCATGCAGGCGATCGAGCACGAGGCGAACCGCCAAGTCGACGAGCTGGAGGCGGGCCGCAAGATCGTGCAGGAAACGCGCCTGTTCGATCCCACGACCGGCTCGACCCGCTCGATGCGTTCGAAGGAAGACGCGCACGACTATCGCTACTTCCCCGATCCCGACCTTCTGCCGCTGATCCTCGAGGACGATTTCCTCGAGGATTGCCGCAATTCGCTGCCCGAACTGCCCGATGCCAAGAAGGCGCGCTACGAGACCGAGCTGGGCCTCAGCGCCTACAACGCGCAGGTGCTGACCGCCGACGTCGACACCGCGCGCTGGTTCGAGCGCCTGCTCGCCGAGACCGCCAAGGCCTCGGGCAAGCAGCCCGCCGAGGTCGCCAAGCAGGCGGCCAACTGGCTGATCTCGGAACTGTTCGGCGCGCTCAACAAGCTGGGCACCAGCCTCGAGGCATCGCCGGTCACCCCCGAGAAGGGCGGCGACCTGCTCGCGCTCATCGCCAAGGGCACGATCTCGGGTTCGGCGGCCAAGCAGGTGCTCGAGATCATGCTCGAGACCGGTGACGCGCCCGAGGCCATCGTCGAGCGCGAGGGGCTCAAGCAGGAAAGCGACACCGGCGCGATCGAGGCCGAGATCGACAAGGTTCTCGCCGCAAACGAGGACAAGGTCGCCCAGTACAAGGACGGCAAGGTCGCCTTGTTCGGCTTCTTCGTCGGCCAGACGATGAAGGCGATGAAGGGCAAGGGCAACCCGCAGGTGGTCAACGAGATCCTCAAGTCCAAGCTGGGCTGATCCGGGAGACCTGAAGCAAGAAAGACGGGGCAGGGACCACACGGTCCTTGCCCTGTTTTTTTATGCCCGCAGCTTGCCTCGCGTTCAGGGCCGTGGCGGCTGGATCTGGCGCGCGGAATAGACCGTCTTGCCGTTCTTGATCGTCTCGAGCACGCGCAGGGTATCGAGCGCCTCGGGGGCGGTCTTGAGCGGATCAGCCGAGAGCACCACGAAATCGGCCTGCTTGCCCACCGCGATCGAGCCCTTTTCCTTTTCCTCGAAGATCTGGAAGGCGGGCCAGATCGTCATCGCGCGCAGTGCGGTGTAGGTGTCGACCCGCTGCTCCGGCCCGATCAGCTGGCCGGTGCGGCTGCGGCGCGTGACGGTGGCGTCGAGCACGCGCATGGTATCGGGCAGCGCCACCGGGGCATCGCTGTGCGTGGTGAAGATCATGCCGCGTTCGCGCACCCAGCCGGTCGGCGAGATGTTCGGGCAAAGCTGTGGCCCAACGGTATGCGCGCAGTGCCAGTCGCCCCAGTAGAAGGTGTGCATCGGGAACAGCGAGGGGATGACGTGGAGGCGCTCGTAGGCACCCACCTGATCCTCGCGCAGGAACTGGCCGTGGATCAGCGTCGGGCGCTGGTCGGCGTAGGGATGCTTCTGCTCGGCGGCGTCGATCGCCTTGATCAGCAGGTCCGAGGCGGCCTCGCCGTTGGCGTGGGTGATGATCTGGATGTCGTTGGCAAAGGCCCATTCGACCGCGCCCATCACGTCCTCGGGCTTGGCGGCGGCGTAGCCTGCATAGCCCTCGGGATAATTGCCGAGCGGATCGTAGTAGGGCCGGTCGCGCCAGGCGGTGAAGCCTTGCGGGCTGCCGTCGATGGTGAGCTTGGCTCCGGCGACGCGGAAGTGGTTCTTGTAGGTCTTGCTCACGTTGTCGGCGATGAACTGGCGGTCGACGAGCACGTCGGGGTAGGTCAGCACGTCGATGCGAAAGCCGCTCTCGTCGGCGACCTTGCGCATGACCTTCGCCACCTGCGGGGTCGAGCGCCCCTCCTGCGCGGTGGTGTAGCCAAAGCGCGCCCATTGCAGCATGCCTGCCTTGGTGAAGGCCTCGATGCCGAGCGGTCCGATGTTCTGGAGAACCTTGCCGATGAGCGCGAAGAAGGCGGTCTCCTCGAGCGTGCCGTTGGGCTCTTGCGTGCCCGGCTTGCGCTGGATCACCCCGCCCTCGGGGTCCTTCGTTGCGGCGCTGTAGCCGATCAGCGCCAGCGCGGCCGAATTGACGCTGGCGAGATGGCCCGACTGGTGGATGATGACGACCGGAAGGCTCGTCGATACCGCGTCGAGCTCTTCTTTGGTCGGATGACGCAGTTCCTTGAGCTGCGCGTTGTCGTAGCCGAAGCCGATGATCAGCTTGGCCTTCTCGACGTTGCGCGCATTGGCCTTGGCCCATGACGTCAGTTCGGCGACGATGCCGGGAATGTCGCTGATCCTGCCGTCGGGCGGCGATAGCATGTTGGCGCTCAGGGCCTGCAGGCCGCCCATGACCATGTGGCCGTGCGGATCGACGAAACCGGGCAGCATGGTCCTGCCTGCAAGGTCGCGGCGCTGCGTGGCGGGGCCGGTGAAGGGGCCAAGGCCGCTCTCGGGCCCGGCATAGACCACGCGCCCCTCCGCGATGGCGACCGCCTCGACATAGACCGGCTCCTCGCCCTCCATGGTGAGGATCGGACCGCCCGCGTAGATCGCCTCGGCCTGTGCCAGCGCCTGTCCGCCCGAAAGCGCGCAGCACAGGGCAAACGTAAGTGCGAGCGGGCGCCGAGACGCGCGGTGGAGGGCGAGGATGCGAAGGAAAGGGGAACTGCGGGGCGCCTCGATGTCCATGACCGCTCCTTGCGCGAAGGGGCGAGCGCCCCGGATGCGCGTCAGGCTAGGCGTACCGAAGGCGGTCAGGCATCCGGGTTATCCCTGAGCCTTGCTCGGGAAAGGCGCGGAAGGGGCGCGGGAACGCGAAGGGGCGGGAGATCGATCTCCCGCCCCTCACGTGTGTGGTGTCTCTGGTGCGGCGCGCGCGATCAGGCGCGGCGTGTGCCGGTCAGGTCCATGGTCCCGAAGAAGCCCGCCTTGATCTTCCCGGCGAGGTCGTCGCCGGTGATCGTCGCAGTGCAGTCGAGGTCGATCTTCATCGGCTTGGTCATGGTCATCTTCCAGCGGATCGTGTCGCCATCGACCGTTCCGTTCTCGAGCGGCATCGTGCCGAGATCACCGCTGATCTCGCCGGTGAAGGTGTCGCCCTCGGGGACCACCGTGAGCACGCCCTTCTGGGTGCCCATCGGGGTCTTGGTCAGGCAGTCGTAAGTTCCGGCAACGGGCATTCTCTCAATCCTCTCCTTCGCCGCCCGGGGTGACCGGTGCGGGCATAACTTCGACCGGCAGGCCGAGCTCGGCAAGCTGCGGCTCGACCACCGAGCGGTCGCCCACGATAACCCACGTGACGCCCGCAGGCTGCAGGTACTCGCTCGCCGCCTTGCCGATCGCCGCAGCATCGGTCGCGCGGTAGGTCGAGGCGAGCGTCTCGTAGTAGGTGTCGGGACGGCCCAGCGTCTGGTTCTTGCGCAAGGCGCCCTCGACCGAGGCATTGGTCTCGAACTGGTTGGGCAGGCCCCGGATCGCGCCTTCGGTGACGCGCTGGAGTTCCTCGGCCGAGACCGGCTTCTCGGCGGGCAGGGCGGCCATGTCGGCGATGAGCGCGGCGATCGCGGCCCCGGTCTTGTCCGACTGCACCGGCGCGCGCACGATCAGCTCGCGCGGGCCCTTGTTCTGGGTCACGCCCGAATAGACGCCGTAGCTCCAGCCCTTGTCCTCGCGGATGTCGGCGTTGAGGCGCGAGAGGAAGCCGCCGCCCAGCACGTCGTTGGCCAGTTCGAGCGGCTCGGTACCCTTGGCGGTGCCGTCGAGCGCAAGCACGCGACCGGCCATGATCACCGACTGCGGCGAATTGGGGCGGTCGACGAGGATGATCCTTGCCGCAGGCGCCGGGATGGCGGCGTCGAGACGCTTGACCGGCTTGGGCGTCGAGGGCGCCTTCCACTGGCCGAACGCACCTTCGAGTAGCGGCTTGAGCTGCGCCATGGTGACGTCGCCGACCACGGTGATGCGCGCCAGATCGGGGCGCAGCCACTTGGCGTGCGCGGCCTTCATGTCGGCAGGGGTGAGCGCGGCAAGCGACTGCGCATTGCCAAGGCCGTCAGAAGGCTGGGCATAAGGGTGATCGCCGAAGAGCGCGGCATCGAGCGTGCGGCGCGAGAGCGAATTGGGCGAGGTCAGCGCGGCCTGAAGCTGAGCCAGCGAGCTTTCGCGCAGGCGCGAGACCTCGGCATCGGCGAAGGCCGGGTGCAGCACGACGTCGGCCATCAGCGAGAGCGAGGGCGCGAGGTTGGCGGTGAGCGCGGTGAGCGTGACCGAACTGGTGTCGACACCGGCATAGCTCGACACCTTGGCGCCCAGGCGCTCCTGCGCCTCGGCGATGCCGGTCGCATCGAGCGTGTCGGTGCCCTCGTCGAGCATGTCGAGCATCAGGCGCTGCGTACCCGGCGTGTCGAGCGCATCGGCGGCATAGCCTGCGTCGAAGTCCATGGTGAGCTGGACCTTGGGCACCGCGGTGCGGCGCGCGAGCGTGACCGGGATGCCGTTGGACAAGGTCGCGTGCTCGATTGCGGGGAAGGCAAGGTCGCCGATGGTGCCGACAGGCGGCGCCGTGCGCTCGGGGGCAGGGGCGAGCGCGGGTGGCGTTGCATGCGGATCGGGCTGCGGCGAGGGGCTGGTCGCCTCGTCGCCCCATCCGCCCATCGTCGCGCCGTCTTCGGTGCGCTCGCCCGGGATCACGGCGAGCTTGAACACCGGGCGCGAGAGCCACTTGGTCATGACGCTGCGGATCTTCTCGGGGGTAAGCGCGGCCATGGCTTCGAGGTCGTGCTTGTACTTGGCCGGATCGCTTGAATAGGCCTCGCCCTCGGCAAGCGTCGCGCCCTTGCCGCCGAAGCCGCCGACGCGCTCTAGCGCGCCGATCTGGCTGGACAGTGTCGAGACGACCGCGCGGCGCACCTCGTCCTCGCTCGGGCCTTCCTTGAGGTACTTGGCGAGCACCGCATCGAAGGCGGCCTCGGCCTTGGCGCGCTCGACGCCGGGCTTGACCATCATCGCCATCTCGAGCTGGCTGGCCTCCTCGAATACCTGCGCCGCGGCGGTGACCCCGACCGCGAGCTGCGCGCCGCGCACCAGCGCATTGTCGAGCCGCGAGCTGGCGAGACCGCCGAGAATGTGCATGCCGATCTGCAGCGCGGGCGCATCGGCATCGTTGAGGCCGGGGCCGCTCCACGAGCGGGTGAGGCGCATGACGGGGACCTGATCGGTCATGTCGCGCGATATGTCGCGATCGAGCGTGACCGGGCCGGCCGCGACCGGCTTGACCTCGGGGCCGCGCGGGATCGAGCCGAACCACTTCTGGACCTTGGGCCTGGCGGTCGCCGCGTCGATGTCGCCCGAGAGCACCATGACCACGTTGTTGGGCCCGTAGTGATCGGTGAACCACTTGCGCACGTCGCTCAGCGTCGCCGCGTCGAGGTCCGCCATCGAGCCGATGGTGGCGTGGCGATAGGGGTGGCCGACGGGATAGAGATTGTCCGAGACCACGTAGTCGCTCAGGCCGTAGGGCTGGTTGTCGCCCTGCCGCTTCTCGTTCTGGACGACGCCGCGCTGCTGGTCGAGCTTCTCCTGGGTCACCGCCGGGAGCAGGTGGCCCATGCGGTCGCTTTCCATGAACAGCGCGAGATCGAGCGCGGCGGTGGGCACGGTCTCGACGTAATTGGTGCGGTCGTACCAGGTCGAGCCGTTGGTCGGCGTCGAACCTGCCGCCTCGAGCGGGATGTCGAAGTTGGGCACATTGGCCGAGCCGCCGAAGAACAGGTGCTCGTAGAGGTGCGCAAAGCCGGTCTTGCCGCGCGGCTCGTTCTTCGAGCCGACCTCGTAGTAGAGCGTCACGCCCACGATCGGCGCCTTGCGGTCGGTGTGGACGATCGTGGTCAGCCCGTTGTCGAGCTTGAACATCTCGTAGGGGATGTCGACCTGCCTGACGAGCTGCTGCGGCGTGGCCGCCGGGGCCTTGGCGGTGGCCGCTTCGCTCGCCTCGTCGCGGGCGAGGAGCGGGAGCGGAGCAGCGCTCGTCGAAAGGACGAGAGCAGCGGCGAGAGCCTTGAGGCTGGGGGTCGTGGCGATGCGCATTGCATGGGTCTAGCACGTTGATTCCGCTTGGCCAGCGCGACTTTGCGAGCGGTGGGCGCCTTCGCGCAAGAGGCTGCTGGCAAGGTCCGCTGCGTGCCGGGCTTGGTTAACCGCTGCAGTGCACATATGAACATTGCTGCGCTGCGAAGTAACGATCTTCTGTGTGTTGCAACTGCAAACGATGCAAACGCGCAACAATGCTTCGTTAACTTTTACATCTCACTCGACCTGCGCAAGAATCGTTCTAAGCTGCTCCTTCGGCGCGCACCGGAAGAGGCCCGCGCCCAACAGGGAAAGAGGGACAGCGACATGACCAAGACAGCGAGCAGGATCCTTGCCGGCCTCATCGTCAGCAGTGCGATGGCAAGCCCCGCGATGGCGCAGAGCAGCGGCGACATCATCCCCGACAGCTACATCTGCGTGTTCAACGCCAAGGCGGTGAACAAGGGCGCGGTGGTCTCGGAGGCGAAGCGTGCGGCCAATGCCGCCGGCAGGCAGGTCGGGCACGTCTATACCAGCACCATCCGCGGCTTCTCGACGCACATGAACGCCAAGGCGGTGGCGCAGATGCAGGCGCGCAATCCCTCGATCAAGTATTGCGAGGCCGACCGCGTGATCGCGCTCGGCCCGGTGCGCATCGCCAAGGGCAAGCCGGGCGGCGGCTCGAGCGCACCGGCGCAGACCACCCCCTGGGGGATCGACCGGGTCAATGGCGGCGCTGCGGGCAGCTACGCCACCGCGTGGGTGATCGACTCGGGGATCGACGGCTCGCACCCCGACCTCAACGTCGATGCGAACCGTTCGGCCAGCTTCCTGCCGCGCGACAGCTCGTGGGATGACCAGAACGGCCACGGCACCCATGTCGCGGGCACGATCGCCGCGCTCGACAATGCGATCGGCGTGATCGGCGTCGCACCCGGCGCTCCGGTGGTGGCGGTGCGCGTGCTTGACCGTCGCGGCAGCGGCTCCTACTCGGGCGTGATCGCCGGGGTCGACTACGTCGGCGCCAACGGCAAGGCTGGCGACGTCGCCAACATGAGCCTTGGCGGCCCGACCGACACCGCGCTCAACGAGGCGGTGATCGCCGCGGCCTCGAAGGGCGTGCGCTTCACGCTCGCCGCTGGCAACGAGAGCGACAATGCCGCCAACCACTCGCCCGCGAGCGCCAACGGCGCCAACGTCTACACCGTCTCGGCCTTCGCCCAGGGCGACACCTGGGCGAGCTTCTCGAACTACGGCAACCCGCCGATCGACTATGCCGAGCCGGGCGTCTCGATCACCTCGACTTACAAGGACGAAGGCTATGCCACGCTCTCGGGTACCTCGATGGCAGCGCCCCACCTTGCCGGTATCCTGTTGCTGGGCTCGGTGCGCAGCGGTGGCACGGTGAGCGGCGATCCGGCAGGGCCCGCCGATACCATCGGCATCCACTGATCACGCAGCGATCCTCGCGCGGCAATGGTTGCTTCGCGAGACGTGCAAGACGGCGCTCC is a window of Novosphingobium aureum DNA encoding:
- the gatB gene encoding Asp-tRNA(Asn)/Glu-tRNA(Gln) amidotransferase subunit GatB gives rise to the protein MSNYRIQGATGEWEVVIGLEVHAQVTSNAKLFSGAATAFGAEPNTQVALIDAAMPGMLPVPNKECIRQAVRTGMAINAEINKYSRFDRKNYFYADLPQGYQISQLYHPIVGEGSLTIEADEKAGIPEDKVIGIERIHVEQDAGKLMHDQHPTMSYVDLNRVGVALMEIVSRPDMTSPAEAGAYLSKLRTILRYVGSCDGNMDQGSMRADVNVSVRRPGEELGTRTETKNVNSVRFVMQAIEHEANRQVDELEAGRKIVQETRLFDPTTGSTRSMRSKEDAHDYRYFPDPDLLPLILEDDFLEDCRNSLPELPDAKKARYETELGLSAYNAQVLTADVDTARWFERLLAETAKASGKQPAEVAKQAANWLISELFGALNKLGTSLEASPVTPEKGGDLLALIAKGTISGSAAKQVLEIMLETGDAPEAIVEREGLKQESDTGAIEAEIDKVLAANEDKVAQYKDGKVALFGFFVGQTMKAMKGKGNPQVVNEILKSKLG
- a CDS encoding amidohydrolase — translated: MDIEAPRSSPFLRILALHRASRRPLALTFALCCALSGGQALAQAEAIYAGGPILTMEGEEPVYVEAVAIAEGRVVYAGPESGLGPFTGPATQRRDLAGRTMLPGFVDPHGHMVMGGLQALSANMLSPPDGRISDIPGIVAELTSWAKANARNVEKAKLIIGFGYDNAQLKELRHPTKEELDAVSTSLPVVIIHQSGHLASVNSAALALIGYSAATKDPEGGVIQRKPGTQEPNGTLEETAFFALIGKVLQNIGPLGIEAFTKAGMLQWARFGYTTAQEGRSTPQVAKVMRKVADESGFRIDVLTYPDVLVDRQFIADNVSKTYKNHFRVAGAKLTIDGSPQGFTAWRDRPYYDPLGNYPEGYAGYAAAKPEDVMGAVEWAFANDIQIITHANGEAASDLLIKAIDAAEQKHPYADQRPTLIHGQFLREDQVGAYERLHVIPSLFPMHTFYWGDWHCAHTVGPQLCPNISPTGWVRERGMIFTTHSDAPVALPDTMRVLDATVTRRSRTGQLIGPEQRVDTYTALRAMTIWPAFQIFEEKEKGSIAVGKQADFVVLSADPLKTAPEALDTLRVLETIKNGKTVYSARQIQPPRP
- a CDS encoding M16 family metallopeptidase; amino-acid sequence: MRIATTPSLKALAAALVLSTSAAPLPLLARDEASEAATAKAPAATPQQLVRQVDIPYEMFKLDNGLTTIVHTDRKAPIVGVTLYYEVGSKNEPRGKTGFAHLYEHLFFGGSANVPNFDIPLEAAGSTPTNGSTWYDRTNYVETVPTAALDLALFMESDRMGHLLPAVTQEKLDQQRGVVQNEKRQGDNQPYGLSDYVVSDNLYPVGHPYRHATIGSMADLDAATLSDVRKWFTDHYGPNNVVMVLSGDIDAATARPKVQKWFGSIPRGPEVKPVAAGPVTLDRDISRDMTDQVPVMRLTRSWSGPGLNDADAPALQIGMHILGGLASSRLDNALVRGAQLAVGVTAAAQVFEEASQLEMAMMVKPGVERAKAEAAFDAVLAKYLKEGPSEDEVRRAVVSTLSSQIGALERVGGFGGKGATLAEGEAYSSDPAKYKHDLEAMAALTPEKIRSVMTKWLSRPVFKLAVIPGERTEDGATMGGWGDEATSPSPQPDPHATPPALAPAPERTAPPVGTIGDLAFPAIEHATLSNGIPVTLARRTAVPKVQLTMDFDAGYAADALDTPGTQRLMLDMLDEGTDTLDATGIAEAQERLGAKVSSYAGVDTSSVTLTALTANLAPSLSLMADVVLHPAFADAEVSRLRESSLAQLQAALTSPNSLSRRTLDAALFGDHPYAQPSDGLGNAQSLAALTPADMKAAHAKWLRPDLARITVVGDVTMAQLKPLLEGAFGQWKAPSTPKPVKRLDAAIPAPAARIILVDRPNSPQSVIMAGRVLALDGTAKGTEPLELANDVLGGGFLSRLNADIREDKGWSYGVYSGVTQNKGPRELIVRAPVQSDKTGAAIAALIADMAALPAEKPVSAEELQRVTEGAIRGLPNQFETNASVEGALRKNQTLGRPDTYYETLASTYRATDAAAIGKAASEYLQPAGVTWVIVGDRSVVEPQLAELGLPVEVMPAPVTPGGEGED
- a CDS encoding S8 family serine peptidase; this encodes MTKTASRILAGLIVSSAMASPAMAQSSGDIIPDSYICVFNAKAVNKGAVVSEAKRAANAAGRQVGHVYTSTIRGFSTHMNAKAVAQMQARNPSIKYCEADRVIALGPVRIAKGKPGGGSSAPAQTTPWGIDRVNGGAAGSYATAWVIDSGIDGSHPDLNVDANRSASFLPRDSSWDDQNGHGTHVAGTIAALDNAIGVIGVAPGAPVVAVRVLDRRGSGSYSGVIAGVDYVGANGKAGDVANMSLGGPTDTALNEAVIAAASKGVRFTLAAGNESDNAANHSPASANGANVYTVSAFAQGDTWASFSNYGNPPIDYAEPGVSITSTYKDEGYATLSGTSMAAPHLAGILLLGSVRSGGTVSGDPAGPADTIGIH